The Polyodon spathula isolate WHYD16114869_AA chromosome 13, ASM1765450v1, whole genome shotgun sequence genome includes a region encoding these proteins:
- the LOC121325680 gene encoding protein FAM160B1-like isoform X1, whose product MFSKFTSILQHAVEALAPSFPLQEDFVYHWKAITHYYIETSDDKAPVTDTNIPSHLEQMLHILIQEENERESGETGPCMEYLLHHKILETLYTLGKADCPPGMKQQVLSFYTKLLGRIRQPLLPHINVHRPVQKLIRLCGEVLTAPTENEEIQFLCIVCAKLKQDPYLVNFFLEVKQDPSYRRQVSSQAAETTLNKSKAGASRSSIPVGEGILGKPKEPSASCTSDTGQTKVTGEPGAATNNETESTQEAAEESVSVNTLNIPSQSETAAEESVSVNTLNILPQSETGANYPNQDYSLVNSLLNLTRSPDGRIVVKACEGLMLLVSLPEPAAAKCLTENTALCELLTERLTVFYKALPQSMDPLDIETVESVNWGLDAYSGKEDTTAFPGKRALISFLSWLDYCDQLIKEAQKTAAVTLARYVRERFFVSVMEPQLMQTSEIGILTSTALLNRLIRQVTSVALLQETVYFILGEQREPETLAGINSYPLRHRLIEHCDHLSDEISIMTLRMFEHLLQKPSEHIIYNLVLRNLEERNYTEYKPPCQEDKDVVENGQIAGAIDLEEDPLFTDLSPGNRLSADWLSASPPQTPDHTTSDGKTEVHKIVNSFLCLVPDEAKSSYHVEGTGYDTYLRDAHRQFREFCAFCTRWEWPGAPKMFEKCHLEAAFFEGHFLKVLFDRMGRILDQPYDVNLQVTSVLSKLSMFPHPHVHEYLLDPYINLAPGCRSLFSVIVRVVGDLMLRIQRIPDFTPKLLQVRKRLLGLDPEDAVIDHSTLLEGVIVLEEFCKELAAIAFVKFHASTTP is encoded by the exons atgttttccaaaTTCACCTCCATCCTCCAGCACGCAGTCGAGGCG CTCGCTCCTTCATTTCCCTTGCAAGAGGATTTTGTGTACCACTGGAAGGCAATCACACATTACTATATAGAAACATCAG ATGATAAAGCCCCAGTGACAGACACAAACATCCCCTCCCATCTGGAGCAGATGCTCCACATCCTGATACAGGAGGAGAATGAGCGCGAGTCTGGAGAGACGGGGCCCTGCATGGAGTATTTACTGCACCACAAGATCCTGGAGACCCTCTACACGCTGGGCAAAGCTGAT tgccCGCCTGGAATGAAGCAGCAGGTGCTGTCATTCTATACAAAACTGCTAGGAAGAATCCGTCAGCCCCTGCTTCCCCATATCAATGTGCACAGGCCAGTTCAG AAACTTATCCGTCTTTGTGGAGAGGTTCTAACAGCTCCTACGGAGAATGAAGAAATCCAATTTCTCTGTATAGTGTGTGCAAAGCTGAAGCAAGACCCTTACCTGGTCAACTTCTTCTTAGAG GTCAAGCAGGATCCTTCTTACAGAAGGCAGGTGAGCAGCCAGGCTGCAGAAACTACATTg AACAAGTCAAAGGCAGGTGCAAGCAGGTCCTCCATCCCTGTTGGAGAAGGTATATTGGGAAAACCCAAAGAACCCAGCGCTTCCTGCACTTCAGATACTGGGCAGACTAAGGTCACTGGAGAACCTGGAGCAGCTACCAACAATGAAACTGAGTCAACACAAGAGGCTGCCGAGGAGTCTGTCTCAGTGAACACGTTGAATATACCGTCGCAGAGCGAGACCGCTGCCGAGGAGTCTGTCTCAGTGAACACGTTGAATATACTGCCGCAGAGCGAGACCGGTGCAAATTATCCCAACCAGGACTACAGTCTAGTCAATTCTTTGCTTAATCTAACAAGGAGCCCT gATGGACGGATTGTAGTGAAAGCCTGTGAAGGTCTTATGTTGTTAGTGAGTTTGCCAGAGCCAGCAGCTGCCAAGTGCCTGACAGAGAACACTGCCCTGTGTGAGCTTCTTACAGAAAGGCTGACTGTGTTCTACAAAGCACTGCCGCAGTCAATGGATCCACTGGATATAGAGACCGTCGAGTCAGTTAACTGGGG TTTGGATGCATACAGCGGCAAAGAAGACACGACAGCATTCCCAGGAAAGCGAGCCCTCATCTCTTTCCTGTCTTGGTtggattactgtgatcagcttaTCAAAGAAGCACAGAAG ACTGCTGCTGTAACACTTGCAAGATACGTGCGGGAGAGGTTCTTTGTTTCTGTCATGGAGCCACAGTTAATGCAGAC gtcTGAAATTGGAATTCTGACCTCCACAGCTCTGCTAAACCGTCTCATTCGCCAGGTCACATCTGTAGCTTTGCTGCAGGAGACGGTTTACTTTATTTTGGGGGAACAGAGAGAGCCTGAAACACTGGCAGGCATTAATAGTTATCCTCTGAGGCACCGACTCATAGAGCATTGTGATCATCTTTCAGATGAG ATCAGTATAATGACCCTAAGAATGTTTGAGCACCTTTTACAAAAACCCAGTGAGCACATCATTTACAACCTGGTCCTCAGGAACTTAGAGGAGAGAAACTACACCGAATACAAACCTCCATGTCAAGAAGACAAAGACGTGGTGGAAAACGGACAAATAGCTGGAGCCAT AGACCTAGAGGAAGATCCTCTTTTTACAGACCTTTCACCTGGCAACAGATTATCAGCCGATTGGCTGAGTGCATCCCCGCCTCAAACTCCAGACCACACAACATCTGATGGCAAGACAGAGGTTCATAAAATTGTAAATAG TTTCCTCTGTTTAGTCCCTGATGAAGCAAAATCTTCATATCATGTAGAAGGCACAGGTTATGATACCTACCTCAGAGATGCACATAGACAG ttccGTGAATTCTGTGCTTTCTGTACGAGGTGGGAGTGGCCAGGAGCACCGAAGATGTTTGAAAAGTGTCATTTGGAAGCTGCTTTCTTTGAGGGGCATTTCCTTAAAGTTCTTTTTGACCGGATGGGTAGGATCCTTGATCAG ccttaTGATGTGAATTTACAAGTGACTTCAGTGTTGTCGAAATTGTCCATGTTTCCCCACCCTCACGTACACGAGTACTTGTTAGACCCCTACATCAACCTAGCTCCAGGCTGTCGGTCTCTCTTCTCTGTGATTGTCAGG GTTGTTGGAGACCTTATGTTAAGAATCCAGCGCATACCAGATTTTACCCCTAAACTTCTGCAGGTCAGAAAGCGATTGCTGGGACTGGACCCTGAAGATGCAGT cattgACCACAGTACCTTGTTGGAGGGTGTGATTGTCCTGGAGGAGTTTTGTAAGGAGTTGGCAGCAATAGCATTTGTTAAATTCCATGCATCAACAACGCCATAG
- the LOC121325680 gene encoding protein FAM160B1-like isoform X2, whose translation MFSKFTSILQHAVEALAPSFPLQEDFVYHWKAITHYYIETSDDKAPVTDTNIPSHLEQMLHILIQEENERESGETGPCMEYLLHHKILETLYTLGKADCPPGMKQQVLSFYTKLLGRIRQPLLPHINVHRPVQKLIRLCGEVLTAPTENEEIQFLCIVCAKLKQDPYLVNFFLENKSKAGASRSSIPVGEGILGKPKEPSASCTSDTGQTKVTGEPGAATNNETESTQEAAEESVSVNTLNIPSQSETAAEESVSVNTLNILPQSETGANYPNQDYSLVNSLLNLTRSPDGRIVVKACEGLMLLVSLPEPAAAKCLTENTALCELLTERLTVFYKALPQSMDPLDIETVESVNWGLDAYSGKEDTTAFPGKRALISFLSWLDYCDQLIKEAQKTAAVTLARYVRERFFVSVMEPQLMQTSEIGILTSTALLNRLIRQVTSVALLQETVYFILGEQREPETLAGINSYPLRHRLIEHCDHLSDEISIMTLRMFEHLLQKPSEHIIYNLVLRNLEERNYTEYKPPCQEDKDVVENGQIAGAIDLEEDPLFTDLSPGNRLSADWLSASPPQTPDHTTSDGKTEVHKIVNSFLCLVPDEAKSSYHVEGTGYDTYLRDAHRQFREFCAFCTRWEWPGAPKMFEKCHLEAAFFEGHFLKVLFDRMGRILDQPYDVNLQVTSVLSKLSMFPHPHVHEYLLDPYINLAPGCRSLFSVIVRVVGDLMLRIQRIPDFTPKLLQVRKRLLGLDPEDAVIDHSTLLEGVIVLEEFCKELAAIAFVKFHASTTP comes from the exons atgttttccaaaTTCACCTCCATCCTCCAGCACGCAGTCGAGGCG CTCGCTCCTTCATTTCCCTTGCAAGAGGATTTTGTGTACCACTGGAAGGCAATCACACATTACTATATAGAAACATCAG ATGATAAAGCCCCAGTGACAGACACAAACATCCCCTCCCATCTGGAGCAGATGCTCCACATCCTGATACAGGAGGAGAATGAGCGCGAGTCTGGAGAGACGGGGCCCTGCATGGAGTATTTACTGCACCACAAGATCCTGGAGACCCTCTACACGCTGGGCAAAGCTGAT tgccCGCCTGGAATGAAGCAGCAGGTGCTGTCATTCTATACAAAACTGCTAGGAAGAATCCGTCAGCCCCTGCTTCCCCATATCAATGTGCACAGGCCAGTTCAG AAACTTATCCGTCTTTGTGGAGAGGTTCTAACAGCTCCTACGGAGAATGAAGAAATCCAATTTCTCTGTATAGTGTGTGCAAAGCTGAAGCAAGACCCTTACCTGGTCAACTTCTTCTTAGAG AACAAGTCAAAGGCAGGTGCAAGCAGGTCCTCCATCCCTGTTGGAGAAGGTATATTGGGAAAACCCAAAGAACCCAGCGCTTCCTGCACTTCAGATACTGGGCAGACTAAGGTCACTGGAGAACCTGGAGCAGCTACCAACAATGAAACTGAGTCAACACAAGAGGCTGCCGAGGAGTCTGTCTCAGTGAACACGTTGAATATACCGTCGCAGAGCGAGACCGCTGCCGAGGAGTCTGTCTCAGTGAACACGTTGAATATACTGCCGCAGAGCGAGACCGGTGCAAATTATCCCAACCAGGACTACAGTCTAGTCAATTCTTTGCTTAATCTAACAAGGAGCCCT gATGGACGGATTGTAGTGAAAGCCTGTGAAGGTCTTATGTTGTTAGTGAGTTTGCCAGAGCCAGCAGCTGCCAAGTGCCTGACAGAGAACACTGCCCTGTGTGAGCTTCTTACAGAAAGGCTGACTGTGTTCTACAAAGCACTGCCGCAGTCAATGGATCCACTGGATATAGAGACCGTCGAGTCAGTTAACTGGGG TTTGGATGCATACAGCGGCAAAGAAGACACGACAGCATTCCCAGGAAAGCGAGCCCTCATCTCTTTCCTGTCTTGGTtggattactgtgatcagcttaTCAAAGAAGCACAGAAG ACTGCTGCTGTAACACTTGCAAGATACGTGCGGGAGAGGTTCTTTGTTTCTGTCATGGAGCCACAGTTAATGCAGAC gtcTGAAATTGGAATTCTGACCTCCACAGCTCTGCTAAACCGTCTCATTCGCCAGGTCACATCTGTAGCTTTGCTGCAGGAGACGGTTTACTTTATTTTGGGGGAACAGAGAGAGCCTGAAACACTGGCAGGCATTAATAGTTATCCTCTGAGGCACCGACTCATAGAGCATTGTGATCATCTTTCAGATGAG ATCAGTATAATGACCCTAAGAATGTTTGAGCACCTTTTACAAAAACCCAGTGAGCACATCATTTACAACCTGGTCCTCAGGAACTTAGAGGAGAGAAACTACACCGAATACAAACCTCCATGTCAAGAAGACAAAGACGTGGTGGAAAACGGACAAATAGCTGGAGCCAT AGACCTAGAGGAAGATCCTCTTTTTACAGACCTTTCACCTGGCAACAGATTATCAGCCGATTGGCTGAGTGCATCCCCGCCTCAAACTCCAGACCACACAACATCTGATGGCAAGACAGAGGTTCATAAAATTGTAAATAG TTTCCTCTGTTTAGTCCCTGATGAAGCAAAATCTTCATATCATGTAGAAGGCACAGGTTATGATACCTACCTCAGAGATGCACATAGACAG ttccGTGAATTCTGTGCTTTCTGTACGAGGTGGGAGTGGCCAGGAGCACCGAAGATGTTTGAAAAGTGTCATTTGGAAGCTGCTTTCTTTGAGGGGCATTTCCTTAAAGTTCTTTTTGACCGGATGGGTAGGATCCTTGATCAG ccttaTGATGTGAATTTACAAGTGACTTCAGTGTTGTCGAAATTGTCCATGTTTCCCCACCCTCACGTACACGAGTACTTGTTAGACCCCTACATCAACCTAGCTCCAGGCTGTCGGTCTCTCTTCTCTGTGATTGTCAGG GTTGTTGGAGACCTTATGTTAAGAATCCAGCGCATACCAGATTTTACCCCTAAACTTCTGCAGGTCAGAAAGCGATTGCTGGGACTGGACCCTGAAGATGCAGT cattgACCACAGTACCTTGTTGGAGGGTGTGATTGTCCTGGAGGAGTTTTGTAAGGAGTTGGCAGCAATAGCATTTGTTAAATTCCATGCATCAACAACGCCATAG